The segment CCCGCTCCTGCGGCACCATGCAACATATGGCGCAGCTGGAGAGGGAACGACCTAATCTGCGGGCACAATTGCAACAACAGGCCAGGATGGCCGGAACAAGCCTAAAGCAGCCCTATGAGAAATTGGCAAGAGGTGGCGTGGTTACTATTCCGGTAGTGGTGCACGTGGTGTACAATACCGTTACCCATAACATTTCAGACGAGCAGGTAGCCTCTCAGATAGCGGTTTTAAACAAAGACTTCCGGCGGCTGAACGCCGATTCCGATAAAACTCCAGACCTGTTCAAAAGCTTAGCCGCCGATGCAGAAATAGAATTCTGCCTGGCCCAGCGCACGCCTGACGGAGAACCCACCAACGGCATTACCCGCACCCAAACAGACAAGACTAATTTTGACCTGAACGATGCCATGAAGTTTACGGCTTCGGGCGGGAAAGATGCTTGGAACACCAGCCAATACCTGAACATCTGGGTGATACGGTTCGCCAATACGGAGGAGGTGCTGGGGTATGCCCAATTCCCTAATTCAGGTTCTCCGCTTACCGACGGCGTGGTCATTGATTATCGGTATTTCGGGACCAGCGGTACTGCGCTTCGTCCTTTCAACCTGGGCCGGACCACCACCCACGAAGTAGGCCACTGGCTTAACCTTTTCCATATCTGGGGAGATGAATCCTGTGGGAATGACCAGGTAGAGGATACGCCCGTTCAGGAAGAAGAGAACTCAGGTTGTCCTACGTTTCCCAGCCAGAGTTGCACCAACACCAGTGACATGTTCATGAACTACATGGACTACACCAATGATGCCTGCATGAACCTCTTCACTACCGGGCAGAAAACCGTGATGCAGAATGCACTTGGTACTTTCCGATCAAGCTTACTTACCTCCCTGGCTTGTAATCCGGTGCAGGTTCCTGACCTAGATGCTGCTTTAATGGAAGTAACTTCTCCTACTAAGGTTCTTTGCGCCACTTCCTTTTCACCGGGAGTTGTGTTGCGGAACAAAGGCAGCCAGACCCTAACTTCGGCTCACATTCAGTACCGGATCGACAGCGGTCCTCTCCAGACATTTAACTGGACAGGCTCCCTGGGTTCTTTCCAAAGCACCACCGTTTCAATTCCGGCTATTGCCATTGCTTCCGGAGCCCACACCATTACTTATACCATCGCCTCTCGCAACAACGCCGCCACTGATGCGAATGCGGCTAACAACACTGTTACGGCTACCTTCCAGGTACAAGGCGTTGGGTTACCTTTGCAGGAGGGGTTTGAAAGTGCCACTTTCCCGCCTGCAGGGTGGATTATTAACAACCCCAACCAGGACCTAACCTGGGAGCGGACCACAAAAGCAGCCAAAACAGGGGTTGCTTCAGCGTACATGAATAACATTGCCTACACCGCTAATGGACTGGTAGATGAATTGGTACTGCCTCCGCTGGATCTGACCACCCGAAGCATGCCTAAACTCTCTTTCCAGATGGCATACGCGCTGCTTTCTGAAAGTGGCTTCTCTGATACGCTAGAGGTCTTGGTGTCTACCGATTGCGGAACCTCGTACCGACGCATTTACCAGAAGTTTGGTCAGGCATTAACCACTGCCACGCCTTATTTCACCGATAAGGAATTCATCCCTACCGAGGCGCAGTGGCGATTAGAAACCTTGGATTTGGCAGAGTTTGCAACAGCTAAAACCGTCTCGGTTAAGTTCAGGCACGTCACAGACTTTGAGAACAACCTGTACCTGGATGATGTAAAAGTAGACGGTGACCCACTGGGAGCCGAGGAGGAACGGGCGCAGAAAGCAGTGCAGGTAGCGCCTAACCCAACCTCTGGAACGGTGTACATCACCTCCCCGGAAGCCATCATTTCCAGTCTGCAGATTTGTGATGCAGTGGGACGGGTGATACAGGAAGTTACCTCCCTTAAACATACAAGAAATCAGCCGCTGCAAATCACCTTGCTAAATCAGACCAACGGCATCTACTTCATCAAAATGATGACCGACAAAGGAGTGGTGGTACGTAGAGTAATGCTGCTGCGATAAACTTCTTGAAATAAAATAGGAACAGAAGAGCCTCTGCGTTTCCCTGTTAAGGAGAGGCAGAGGCTCTTCTGTTTTGAAAAAAGTAATCAGCTGCTCCCATAGTGAAACCTCCAATTGTTTTAGAGCTGTTTTTACCAAAAGGTGCTTCAAACGGAAAGCAGCAGAAAGCTATAATGCTTTTATGAATGTCTGTATAAGGGCCATTACCTCTTTGAATTTGGTGAGGGGTAAGGTGTCTGCCTTGTCGTTGGGGTGGTGGTATTCAGTAGTGGTGCTGCCCAAAGTGTAGAAGAAGAAGGACGGCACTCCCTTTTCAGAGAAAAAGTAATGGTCAGAGTTAGCAGCTTTGCCCCTGCTTTTGAGTTGGGGAAGGTATTGATGCTGTTGATTCAGGTGTTGCAGGAGCGAGAAGTGCTTCGGGAAAACGCTGCCATTCACCACCATCAGGCCTTCCTCACCAGTGCTCATCAAATCAAGGTTCAGCAGAAACTTAATTTTGCCCAACGGGAAGAGCGGGTGTTCTGTGTAATAACGGGAACCCACCAAGCCGGCCTCTTCACCAGCAAAGGCCATGAAAGCAATGGAGTAGTCTGGGGTGTTTTGCGGCTGTGCGTAGTAGCGGGCTAACTCTAAAAGCATGGCTGTACCACTGCCGTTGTCATGCGCGCCGGGAAAGTACAGGTCTTTGCCTTGATGCCCTAAGTGGTCATAATGGGCCGTGATGACCACAAAGGAGTCTGGGTTGATTTTGCCTGGCACAAACCCAATCACATTTTGGCTTCGGTAGTGCAGCTCCAGGCGAGCATCTACGGCGAAAGTTATTTTCTTGGCTTTCTTGGGCCAGGCTTTCTCCAATACTTCCAGCGCGGGAAAAGGGAGCTGTTCTCCCCGGATGGTGCCCATCAGTTTGGGGCCGGGTTGCCGAACAATCACAGCAGCCACACTTTTTAATTGGGGCTGAAAAGGCTCTGGTAAAGAGAGCAGTTCCTGTAAGTGACGCTGGTACACTACCAGTACCTTGTTCCGGAGGTTGTTCGTGAGAAACTGCTGGGCGACATCTACATCCTGTAGGATCAAGGTATCTATCTCGTACACCCGGCCTTCTCCGGCTCCTGCACCCGTAGCGGCGTGCGCCAGGAAGTCTACACCGGGTACCAAGGCTTTTCCGTCTACTTCTAGTTTAAGGCGATTCTCCAGGATGTTGACGGGCAGGGTGAAGGGTTGTTTGTAGTTAGGCTGGAAAGACTTCAGGCCTATGGCGGCGTATTGTTTTTGCAGGTAATTGGCGGCCAAGCTATCGCCTTTGAAAGCGTATCCGCGGCCATGCATGGCCGGAGCGGAAAGATCAGCGATGGTCTGGCGGACACGGGTCATTTCCTGGGCCTTTCCTGAAAAATAGCAGAAAAGGAAGGAGAGACTTAGCAAAAGCCCATGATGCCGTACCATAGCTGTTTTAACCTGATTTTCTGAAATTGCCGGAGAAACGGCGGGAGAGCAGCGACCAAATACCTAAGCCAAGCACGCCGCCAATGGTGTTGCTGAGCGCATCTACCGGATCTGCCTCGCGACCCAATCCCATAGAACCTTGTAAGATCTCCACTAAGATTCCGAAGGCTACCACCAGCAGAAAAGACCTTGTAATAATACGCTTGGTGATCTGCACAGAAGGGTCACGCTGTAACCCAATCAGAAGGAGAAGCAACTGCATCCCAAAAAGGATGGCGTGCACCAGGGAGTCAAAGGTGAGAAAGTCCCACTTGGGACCAGGAGGTAGAACTGGGGCAGGCAGTAGCGTCAATACAAGAATGACTACTGCCCACCCAAGTGCCAGTGCATAATAGGAGATACGCACTATAAAAGAATTAAGCGCCTACCAGTTCACGGTACGCCGACGCAGAAAGAAGCTCAGCTACTTCCTCTTGATCCGTCACAGACATCTTGATCATCCAGCCGTCACCGTAAGGGTCAGAATTCACCAGTTCAGGGCTGCCATCCAGTTTCTCGTTGATTTCCAACACCTGGCCAGAAAGCGGGCTAAACAAATCAGAAACAGTTTTAACAGCTTCTACGGTACCAAATACTTCTTCTTTGGCTACGTCTTTGTCTAACGTGTCAATGTCTACATACACAATGTCACCTAGTTCACGCTGCGCGAAATCAGTGATGCCTACGTACGCTACATCGCCTTCAATTTTGATCCACTCGTGGTCTTTGGTGTATTTAAGCTCCTCAGGGAAGTTCATAAGTAATAAAATTAAGTTCGATTCAAAAATACGTTCTTTTTGGTACGTGCCGCAAGCCTTAGTCAGATAAACTGAACCGGAGCTGAACGCCACCTTCGGTAACGGTATTGCGGAACGCGTTGGCCACTTTAGGCTCGTTGATGTTCTGTGTGTAGTAGAACTGCAGGTTCAAACGCTGGCTTACCACGTAGTCAATGGTAGGGCGTATCTGCACCTGCAAGGCGCCGGCGGTGGTCAGGTTGTTCTGGTACTCGTTTCCGTTGGTATCTACCGCAATGGTGCGTTGAATGGTTTCATTGTCCCGGATGGTGAAATCCAGGCGCATGGTCAATTCATTCTCCAGTGTTTTGCGCGAGCCGCCAATCCGGAATGGAATTCTGAAGTTAGTGGTGCTGTAACCAACCCCTACCACTACGTCCTTAATGCCATTCTCTGTTACCTGCGCGTTGGTCATGTTCAGCAAGAGGTTCCGTTGGGTTTTGTATTCCAGACGACCAGTCAAGGCACCTTTGGTCCGGAAGTTAATGCCCACCAGTGGGTTCATGCTTTCTGTAATGGCTACCTGGCTTACAATGTAGTACGGGATCACTTCACCCGTGCGCTGATCTGCCCTGTCTGGGAATCCTGAGGGTTTAAAGCTGTAATCCAGTGCCGTGCTGAAGTTCGCCACCGTGTACGTTGACTGGTAGGCGTGGTTCAGGGTAAAGGAACTGAAATACTGTTTGAAGAACGGAAGCGCAGCTAAGCCGTTGTACACTACATTCCAGTTGGGCAACGGGATGGCGTCAAATGGCCCAGTAGGCTTTGCTTTGTACCCATTCACATCTTTGCCTTGGTACGCTCGCATAAACGAAGGAATCAACACATCCTGTGAGTTTAGCTGGTATAGACCAGGACCTCCGTTGGCTTCATTCAATCTGTTGGCAATAGCAGCACGGTTCCGGATGAAGTTCTCAAACGCCTCTGAACTGTTTCCCGCACCTGACTCAAACATGGTTTGCAGTGAGATGAAAGAAACCCGGTAAGAACCGGTCGTGAATGGGTTCTGCCGCTGCACTACCAACGCAGAGTCACGGCGGTAATACACCTCATCTATCTCTGACTTGTTCATCACTCCATCTAAGGTGATAATGAAGTTCCGGAACGGTTCAATGGTAGCGCGGGCCGTCAGGTTCACAGATTTAAGCGAGCTTAGCGGCGTGTTCAGGTACTGGCTGCTATCGGTGTACCAGTTCTCTCTGTCTGCGCGGGCATATAGTTTGTCTAACTCGTACTGCTTTCCTAGTACAAAGTCCAGACCTGGTGCTCCAAACCCATCGGCCAAGCCGAAGCTTTGCGCGGTAGGCAGGAAGCCCGGAAGCAATGTACCCTCGGTGCGGGCGTAAGTGAAGTTCACGGACCTGGCTGACATCAGCGTTCGTAGAATTCCGTTTATTACCTGCCGTCCGCCGCTTCTGGTAGAATCTGGGGTGGCCGGCTGCCCTGGCTTGACCGACTGCTGCCGCACTCCCGGGTTAGGGGAGGCTTCGTTCGCCGCCTTCAGGAACCGAACCTTATTGTAGAGCCGTACCAGATCAAACTTACCACTCAGGCTGGTTTCTGTGCTGTTTTCAATGGTGTTTCCTAGCTGCAGGGTGTCGTTTCTGCTGAGGGCCGTAGAAGCCGAGGTCCAGGTGAAACCGGCCTGGTAGCGGGCATCAGCTGAAACCCAGTCTGTAAGCGGGAATTTATCCAGCGGCAGACGATACGTAGCAGCAATTACCTGATTGAAGTTGGTGTTACGGCCAAAGCGTCTGAGGTTATGCCAGATTTCATCGTTCTTCCAGCGCAACGAGTCTACTTCCTCGTTAATACGTCCGTCAGGTTCGTCCACCACTGCCCGGTTGGTGGCGGTGTAATCCAGCGTAAGGCTCTTGGTCAGATCCCACTTCACGTCATAGATGCGGTTAAAGAAAAACGATTTCTGGTAAGTAGGCAAGAAGCCGGCAGTGTCTGGGAGGCTATACGGTGAGGTACGGCCCTGCAGGAACGTTTCATTGTACCGGCGGTCCAGGTCTGCTCTTACCGAGATCCTGCTAGGCATCAAAGAGAAGTTGAAGTCTTTCAACCACCGCAGGTACGGCGACTGGAAAGCTTTCGCTTGGGCAAACGGGGTGTAGCTTTTAGGACTGTTGTTGTAGTTGTAAGCAATACCGCCGTTGTAGGTTTTGGTATAGTTGCGGTCAGTAGAGATATCTGTGTGCAGCACCTCAGTATAAGCATAGGAGAAAGACAAGTTCTCTATGTCATAGATGTGGGTCTTTGCGTCAGGGTCAGTTTTCTCTTTCCGGACGTTAAGCAGGTTCACGCTCTTGGTGGTAGTTTGGCTGACTACTTCTTGGCGGTAGTTTTCACGTTCGTTTCCTGCCTCAAACTTCTGCAGCGAGAGGTCTAGTTCTGTGTCACGGTCCAATGGGTCAAAGCGTGGTTCGCTCATGGTGGTTCCGTACTGTACAGAAAGCGGCACTACCAAGCCTAAGCCAGAAGGAAGAAGTTTTTCAGCGGCTACGTTGGCAGTAACATCAAACTGACCAGTAGTTTCGCGGGCCCTTAACGCAGCCCTTTGCTGAATTCCTCCAAAACCTACGGTAGTGTAAGAACCCGTGGCGGTGATGTTGGCAAAATCTGCCAGTTTCACGTTGGCCCGGGCAGAGGCGGCCCAGCCAGCGGTACGGTCAAAGTCAGAAACCCGCAGCTCATTCACCCACAACGTAACCGAATGGGCTGCCTTGTCTGGCGTAGCTGGGTTCTCCAGACCAATCATGAGGCTTTGCACGTCACTGAAATCTGGGTTACCTACCACTCTGAATACTTTTCCGTCTTCTCTTTGCTCGGTAAATACCTGGTTCAGCGGGAAGCCTGCCTGGTTTCTTCTTGATTTCAACCGCACAAACTCGTCAAACGCCACATCTATGAAGTTCTGCTCGTTCCAGATCTGGTACGGGTCACGGCTGCCTTGCGGCGTCATCTTCAACGGGATAGAGTATTCGTAGTAGTTCTGGGTAAAGTCAGTACCAATTCTGATGAAGGCATTGACTTCATTGTCCTGGGTTCCGCTTGGGCTTTGCGCGTGCACGTACATTTTCAGGCGCTTGTAGATGAGCATGTCCTGCGACACGTTTTTGTACACGGCCTTGCTGAAAGCGTCTCTCAGGTTCTCTACTAGCAACTGCAGAGACTGCTCGTTTTGGCGGCGGTTGTTGGCGGAGGAGTAATCACGCTGGCGTTCTACACCCGGTGGTACCACGTATGGGATCGTGCCCGCATCAACCTCGCCGTTTTCCTCAATACTTACTGAAGACACGTTAAAAGCAGAGGCATCAGTATCACAGTCGCCTACGCAGGGAGCCCCGTTAGAAAGGATTGTGTTGTAGGTACGCCATTGGTTTGAAACAAACTGCATCTGCACAAAACGCAGCACCACAGGGTCAGCAAACTGGGTAGCATACATCCGCATGAACCGAATGGACTTGAAGCCCTGCATGTTGTTCACGTTGCCGGTTGGCTTTCTTACCGGAATCCGGAACTGGTACCAGCGTACCCGGTTGTTTCCCGAGTCTACAGAGTCTACGCGGTCTACAATGTAGTTACTGCCTACCGCCAGGCGGTTAGGGTTCAGGTCAATGTTGTACTCATAGTACTGCTCCACGTCACTGATGACGTTGTCTTTGTTCAGGTCTTCTTTGTCTGGGAAAGCGTTGGAGGAAAGATTGCTGTTTACCGGCGAGTTGCCTTCCATGCCGTTGAAGTTCTTATAGCGGCCCAGTACACCCGTGTTAGCTGCATCATAAGTCCCGTCTAAGTGGTGACGGAAGTTATCCGCAGAAGGGTCAGCTAAGGTGCTGTAAATGCCCTGGAAGAAAGCACGCTCGTCGTTGTCGTTCAATCCATCCAAACCAATGTCTTGGAACTGGCGTGAACCAGGTTCAGCATCAAAGGCATCGGTTAAGAACTGGTTACGGGTAACGCGGCCCCAAGCGGTTGGCTCTGTGTTTTGTAGGTTTCCGTCGGTAGGTAAGCCGTTCTCAAATTCGTACCGTTGGTCTTTCAGGAGGTCTTCAGAGATGTTTCCTAAGTTGAAGACCAGCTTTCCGTTTTCATCCAGGCTGTTCTGAGCATCGGGTTTGCCCGTGATAATGCCCCGCCCCCGGTCCCCTTTGATGAAGGGGTCCATCATCCAGAACTCCAGGTACTCAATGTTGGCGTTATCAAAGTTGTTGTCAAACGAGATTTCACGGCTAATACCGCCCCAATTGTTTTTAGGGTCATTTTGTAAAAACTGACCGTCATTGGAGACATTGGGGTTGTAGTTGTATTGCCCGCGTTCTCTTGGGTAGTACGCCAAATCAAAGGTATACTCAAAGGTGTTGTTGGTCTCTGGGTCACGGTTCGGGAAAATCTCCCGGCGCTGCACCCCGCGCACGTAGTGGTTTGCCAATTCCTCGCGGGAGATGTTGTTAGGTCGTAAGTTGTTGGAGGAATAGTAGATCTGGTCAATGGTGTACCACGCCAATTTGGCACGGTTATACGCATAAGCCAACCCAGAAGCACCATTTGCCAAAGGAGCAGGAGTGGCTGCTAAACGCCAGGCGTTGGTGTTAAAACCTCCCAGAGAGTAAGGTGTTTTCGCGTTTTCAAAGTCATCTATGTAGGAAACTCCGTCTTCGCCTCTGAAAGCAGTTTTCTGGGGCACCAATTGCGCCACCTCGGCACCCAAAGTAATGGCCGAAGGTTCTTTGGTTTCTAAGAAAGGCAGTTTGTCTGTAAGACGGGTGAGGAGCCTTGATTCACGGCGGTAATTCACATCAAAGCCGTAAATGGTGTTGTTGCTAGGCTCATCACCTATGTTCACCCGCTGAATGAAAGGCCTTTCTCCCTGATGCAGAACCGTGGCCCCCAAGATCAGGTCATTGTCAACCCTGTAATCAAAGCGGGCACCTAGGAGCGTTCTGGGCTGCACACTGAGAATGTCCGCTTTTTCATAGGTCACGCGCAGGTTGCTGGCGCTGTTCAGGTAGCTTGGGTTCAGGATTTTTACGCGGCCTAAGTCATAGAACACCTGGTAGTCCTGGCCTTCTACCAGGCGTGTTCCTCCTGAGTAAACCGCCACTGAACCTTCGGCAATCCGGATACCAGGCAGCGTGATTTCATCGGTGCTAGAAGCCTGGTACCTGCCTTGTATAAAGAACTTGTTTTTCTGGGCGAATTGCTGCGCATCGGTCTGGATGGAGTCATACAACTCCTGAAACACGTACTTGTTGATGTACTGGTCTTCGGCCCCGGCCGTGAACTGAGTTCTTAGGAAAGACCCAAAAGGCTCTACCTGCGGGAAGTAAATGCGGCCACTCTCAGGGTCAATGGTAATACCAGACAAGAAGTCAAAGTTACCGTCTTTGGGTGGGTCATTATTGGTGTTCACGTTATCCAGGTTAAAGACCTGAATCAACGGTATCCCCTTCAACCTGGACTCATCCTGGAAACTGGTGAGGTCGCCTCCGGTAGCGTCATCTTTGTAGACTACATTCAGCTGGAAGTTCTGGCGCTCAATTTGATTCGCATTCAGCGCGTAGACGTTCTTCATCATCAAATCCCAGGTGGGGGTGTTCAGGCCTGGGTTGGTGGCCCGAAGCAACTTCAGGAAAATCACCTGGTCTTCGGGTACGTTCTGGTAATCTTCCTGCAGTTCTCCAACCTTATAGGTACGGCCGTTCAGGGTGTATTCAAACGCGACACCCAGCACCTGTTCAGGGAGCAAAGCAGAGTTCAGGGAGATGTAGCCTAACTGCGGGTTGAATTTATATTCGGTCTGGTCCAGGCGGCGGGCCCGTACATGTTCAAAGTCAATGGTCTTGCGCAAACCAAGGCCTTCCAGAAAATTATCTACCTGTGTGTTGTTTCGGTTGGTAAGGCTTCCGTACAGGCTATTTTGGTTGTTCCCAGCACCGGAAGTGGCCGGTAAATTATTGCTGAACCGACTCTGGAAAGGCTGCGGCTCGCCCAAATCCATGAGGGCTACTACGTTTCTAAGGTTCTGGGTAGCGCGGTTATCATTGGTGATGTATACCTCCAAACGACGCACCACAATACCTGAATTCACGAGCGGAAGGTTGCGGAGGGCCTGGTCATACCGGTTCCGGAAGAACTGCGCCAGGAAGAAGTGACGGTCGCGATCATAATCATCTGCTCTGATCTCAAACCGTCTGTTTTGCGCACCGTTTTGGATATCTACTGCATCAATGCTTCCGCGTTGGTTGGCGGCGATGGCCGTTACAGACAATTTACCCATCTGCAACTGCGCCTTTAAACCAAAGAGGTTCTGACCGCCCTGTATGAGGGAGTTGTTCAGGGGCAAACTCACGTTACCCGCCTCTATTTTTTGGATGATCTCCTCTGGGTAGCCGGTATACTCTAGCTTGAGGTTGTTCTCAAAATCAAAGTTGGCTTTGGTGTCCCAGTTGGCGGTGATGCGCATCTTCTCGCCTATGCGGCCGTCAATGTTCAGGGCAATGGTCTGGTCAAACTCAAAGTCACCTATGCTTTGCTGCCGAAGCGGAATGGCCGGGTTTTCGTTTTTGTTAAAAAGCGCCCCGAACTTCAAGGTAGCCAAACCATTTGGGCGTATATCTACGGTGTTTCCGCCAAACAAGCGGTCAAACGTACGGCCCCCTAAGTTGAGGGTAGGTACCAGACGGCGGCTTGGGGCGGCGGGGTTCTGCTCGTCCAGGCTGGCCGACTTGGTACGCCAGTAATCTTTGATAGCTTGCTGCTGTTGGTAGCGCGAATACTCCTCAAACGTCATGGTGCTGGGATCGCGGTAATCATACCCGCCAATCTGCTCCGTGATCTGAAAACTTTTCAGGCTGTCATCTGGCACCACGTTTAGCTGCACATTTTTAGGAAGCGGCAGCAAAAGCGGTGATAAGGTGGTTCTGTTGGAAAATGGATCTCCCCGGCGGTCTTTGAAAATTAGGTTAGGACGCCTTGATGGGATATACCCCTGGTTTTTGATTGTGTCTTGCGGTTCTTCTTCTACATCTGACAACGCCAGCAGCGTTGTGCTTACACCTGCCATAGATACTCCACTTGGCTCGGCCTGGGAAAGCCAAGCCATCAACGACACCAACCCTACCGCGGCTGCAAGAATGTGAGGCTTCTTTTTATAAAACACAAATAATGGGGAAGTTACTTAGGACGACTTCAATGCAAACTTAATCATTTCCTCCACGGTTAAGCTAGCGCCTTCCCGCTTAATGATTGTATCCAGGGTTTTCTCGGCCACATTCTTCGCGAAGCCCAATGTTACTAATGCTGATAACGCCTCGTCGCGTGAGGTATTGTGCGCACCAAAAGAGACATTTACCGCATCTGGGCCTAAGCCTTTCCGGAATTTATCCCGAAGCTCCAGAATAATACGCTGGGCGGTTTTGGCTCCAATTCCCTTCACCTGTTGAATGGTGCGTACGTCTTCCCGCACAATGGCCTGCTGCACTTCCTGCACGGTCAAGGAGGAAAGGATCATGAGCCCTGTGTTAGGGCCTACCCCTGAAATAGAAATCAAATGCAGGAAGGCGCTTTTCTCTGCCAGGGTGGCAAACCCATACAAAGTGTGGGCGTCTTCCTTGATGTGCTGGTGCGTGTATAGACGGCAGCGTTCGCCCTCTGGCAACTGCCCGAAAGTGTTGAGAGAAATACGGAGCTCATAGCCCACGCCTCCAACGTCAATAATCACAAACGTAGGGTCTTTCTGAGCCAGGCGGCCATCTAAATAAGCGATCATGTGATTAGTAGTAGAGGTATAGTAGTGAAATCAGATTTAAGATAACAAAAACATTCTGTTTCCAGCCTCTTTTAAAGAAAGGGGCTGGAAACAGAATGCGAGGGAAGTATAGTGCTGCTTCTATATATAAAAGAGGGATAGAAGCAGTACGTACTAGTACTATTTTAGTTTTGCCTTACACGTTTGGGCATCTACCACGGCTATGGCCACCATGTTGATGATTTCCCGCACCGAAGAACCTAACTGCAAGATATGCACTGGTTTACGCATGCCCATCAGGATTGGACCGATTGCTTCAGCCCCGCCAATTTCCTGTAAAAGTTTATAAGCAATGTTACCAGCCGCCAGACCCGGGAAGATAAGGGTATTGGCCCCTACGTTGGCCAGCTCACTGAACGGATAGTGCTCGCGCAACAACTCTGGGTTTAACGCCGTGTTTGCTTGCATTTCCCCGTCAATAATCAAATCTGGGTAACGCTGCTTGGCCATGCGGGTAGCCTCGCGGGTTTTGGTAGGTACCTGCCCGGAGCTGGAGCCGAAGTTAGAATACGAAAGCACCGCCATGCGTGGCTCACGGTCAAAGAAGCGCACATAACGGGCCGTCAAACCAATAATGTCTACCAGTTCCTCTGCCGTAGGCTGAAGGTTTACCGTAGTATCAGCGAAGAAGTAAGGTTCTTTCTTGTTTTGGATGATGTACATACCTGCCACTTTATTTACGCCTTCTTCCACGCCAATCACGTGTAGGGCGGGTAGAATGGTAGAGGAGTACTCACGGGTAAGACCAGAAATGAGGGCATCGGCTTCACCTGTTTCCACCATCATACAACCGAAGTAGTTCCGATTGCGCACCAGTTTGCGGCAGTCAAACAGGGTGAGGCCTTTACGCTTGCGTTTCTCATACAGCAGGTGCGCAAACTTCTCGCATTTGGCGTCTTCCTCGCGCGGGTCAATGATCACGCTGCCGGTCAAATCCATGTTGAACTCGGCGATCATGGCCTCAATACGT is part of the Rufibacter tibetensis genome and harbors:
- the ruvA gene encoding Holliday junction branch migration protein RuvA, which encodes MIAYLDGRLAQKDPTFVIIDVGGVGYELRISLNTFGQLPEGERCRLYTHQHIKEDAHTLYGFATLAEKSAFLHLISISGVGPNTGLMILSSLTVQEVQQAIVREDVRTIQQVKGIGAKTAQRIILELRDKFRKGLGPDAVNVSFGAHNTSRDEALSALVTLGFAKNVAEKTLDTIIKREGASLTVEEMIKFALKSS
- the sov gene encoding T9SS outer membrane translocon Sov/SprA, translated to MFYKKKPHILAAAVGLVSLMAWLSQAEPSGVSMAGVSTTLLALSDVEEEPQDTIKNQGYIPSRRPNLIFKDRRGDPFSNRTTLSPLLLPLPKNVQLNVVPDDSLKSFQITEQIGGYDYRDPSTMTFEEYSRYQQQQAIKDYWRTKSASLDEQNPAAPSRRLVPTLNLGGRTFDRLFGGNTVDIRPNGLATLKFGALFNKNENPAIPLRQQSIGDFEFDQTIALNIDGRIGEKMRITANWDTKANFDFENNLKLEYTGYPEEIIQKIEAGNVSLPLNNSLIQGGQNLFGLKAQLQMGKLSVTAIAANQRGSIDAVDIQNGAQNRRFEIRADDYDRDRHFFLAQFFRNRYDQALRNLPLVNSGIVVRRLEVYITNDNRATQNLRNVVALMDLGEPQPFQSRFSNNLPATSGAGNNQNSLYGSLTNRNNTQVDNFLEGLGLRKTIDFEHVRARRLDQTEYKFNPQLGYISLNSALLPEQVLGVAFEYTLNGRTYKVGELQEDYQNVPEDQVIFLKLLRATNPGLNTPTWDLMMKNVYALNANQIERQNFQLNVVYKDDATGGDLTSFQDESRLKGIPLIQVFNLDNVNTNNDPPKDGNFDFLSGITIDPESGRIYFPQVEPFGSFLRTQFTAGAEDQYINKYVFQELYDSIQTDAQQFAQKNKFFIQGRYQASSTDEITLPGIRIAEGSVAVYSGGTRLVEGQDYQVFYDLGRVKILNPSYLNSASNLRVTYEKADILSVQPRTLLGARFDYRVDNDLILGATVLHQGERPFIQRVNIGDEPSNNTIYGFDVNYRRESRLLTRLTDKLPFLETKEPSAITLGAEVAQLVPQKTAFRGEDGVSYIDDFENAKTPYSLGGFNTNAWRLAATPAPLANGASGLAYAYNRAKLAWYTIDQIYYSSNNLRPNNISREELANHYVRGVQRREIFPNRDPETNNTFEYTFDLAYYPRERGQYNYNPNVSNDGQFLQNDPKNNWGGISREISFDNNFDNANIEYLEFWMMDPFIKGDRGRGIITGKPDAQNSLDENGKLVFNLGNISEDLLKDQRYEFENGLPTDGNLQNTEPTAWGRVTRNQFLTDAFDAEPGSRQFQDIGLDGLNDNDERAFFQGIYSTLADPSADNFRHHLDGTYDAANTGVLGRYKNFNGMEGNSPVNSNLSSNAFPDKEDLNKDNVISDVEQYYEYNIDLNPNRLAVGSNYIVDRVDSVDSGNNRVRWYQFRIPVRKPTGNVNNMQGFKSIRFMRMYATQFADPVVLRFVQMQFVSNQWRTYNTILSNGAPCVGDCDTDASAFNVSSVSIEENGEVDAGTIPYVVPPGVERQRDYSSANNRRQNEQSLQLLVENLRDAFSKAVYKNVSQDMLIYKRLKMYVHAQSPSGTQDNEVNAFIRIGTDFTQNYYEYSIPLKMTPQGSRDPYQIWNEQNFIDVAFDEFVRLKSRRNQAGFPLNQVFTEQREDGKVFRVVGNPDFSDVQSLMIGLENPATPDKAAHSVTLWVNELRVSDFDRTAGWAASARANVKLADFANITATGSYTTVGFGGIQQRAALRARETTGQFDVTANVAAEKLLPSGLGLVVPLSVQYGTTMSEPRFDPLDRDTELDLSLQKFEAGNERENYRQEVVSQTTTKSVNLLNVRKEKTDPDAKTHIYDIENLSFSYAYTEVLHTDISTDRNYTKTYNGGIAYNYNNSPKSYTPFAQAKAFQSPYLRWLKDFNFSLMPSRISVRADLDRRYNETFLQGRTSPYSLPDTAGFLPTYQKSFFFNRIYDVKWDLTKSLTLDYTATNRAVVDEPDGRINEEVDSLRWKNDEIWHNLRRFGRNTNFNQVIAATYRLPLDKFPLTDWVSADARYQAGFTWTSASTALSRNDTLQLGNTIENSTETSLSGKFDLVRLYNKVRFLKAANEASPNPGVRQQSVKPGQPATPDSTRSGGRQVINGILRTLMSARSVNFTYARTEGTLLPGFLPTAQSFGLADGFGAPGLDFVLGKQYELDKLYARADRENWYTDSSQYLNTPLSSLKSVNLTARATIEPFRNFIITLDGVMNKSEIDEVYYRRDSALVVQRQNPFTTGSYRVSFISLQTMFESGAGNSSEAFENFIRNRAAIANRLNEANGGPGLYQLNSQDVLIPSFMRAYQGKDVNGYKAKPTGPFDAIPLPNWNVVYNGLAALPFFKQYFSSFTLNHAYQSTYTVANFSTALDYSFKPSGFPDRADQRTGEVIPYYIVSQVAITESMNPLVGINFRTKGALTGRLEYKTQRNLLLNMTNAQVTENGIKDVVVGVGYSTTNFRIPFRIGGSRKTLENELTMRLDFTIRDNETIQRTIAVDTNGNEYQNNLTTAGALQVQIRPTIDYVVSQRLNLQFYYTQNINEPKVANAFRNTVTEGGVQLRFSLSD